In the Phyllopteryx taeniolatus isolate TA_2022b chromosome 1, UOR_Ptae_1.2, whole genome shotgun sequence genome, AGCAAGACGTTTCATAAAGTGTTCTTCTGGGAGGGTTGTTGTTCCCTTTGAGTACGAGCAGAACTTTCCACGAGGTCTTCGAGGCGGAACAGGACGCATCCAAATCATGGCAGATATTCACTTTGTCCCGTTCGATCCCTTTGGAGCGAAGTAGCGCCTGGGCTCCACTCAAGCATGTACACAACAAGACCATTATGAGTGGTTACAAAACAAATGGCAGAGGTCAAATGGGGTCTCTTAAGCCTTTACCAACGTTCCAAAACTGATGATGGGCAGATTTGGTAAATACTAAGATAAGTTTTTGAAAGTGTCATTCATCTGTCTGTACAGCACTTttggaaaaacaagaaaaacaaatacatagaAACAGCAGATCAAATACAACAACATACATTTCCCAAAAAATTCATGGAGGAGGGGGAACGTAAATGCGCCATCTTTGTATATATTTCGTTAAAAAGGCTTTTAAGAAAATGACCGAACATGCATTCACTTCATGTCATATTATACAGTGTTCTATACAAAGTAGATTAGAGGCTTACAGTTGAAAGGATTGAGGCTTTCTTAATGGCTGATGAACAATatgatttttattatcattaaaaTACAAGGCTGAACATACCAAGATGGTATTTCTTCTAAGAAAGTGTCCTAACCAAAAAGCACATTCATAGTTcttatgtatatatttagtaAGTGAGATCCATGTGCAATACTTGATTTGTCTTTCAACCGTGATTTGAATGTAACAGCTCAATTTCACTCATGACAATCACTGAATAAAAGTATTCAACTCTTTACTGaataaataatgttaataaagactgacaaatgtaaacaaatacttgTTTTCCATCCCTGTTGCTTGGTTAGTTTGTTAGCAGGATTAGGCAAGCTACGTCGAGGGGTGGCACATGCTTCCAGGAAGAACCCACGCAATTCAGTTCCCAGTTTGTACATTTAAGTCATGATGCTGTGAATGGAATCCCCCGCAGAATAAAAATGGCATCCAATCTGTTTATGCTTCCCTCCCATTGGCAGATGGTCGCTTCATATCCTCTTTTCATCCgcgtttaactcattcactgccagccttcccaattaacatggatatttaacttctaaagccgtcaatggcagtgaatgtgttgatAGCGGCCCGATTCCGATCTGAGGATATGCAGTGACATGCGTTTGCATATGAAATACGCCACTtgggaggaaaaataaaaatggtctCACTTGAACCGTGAACTTTGTCGTATAAATCCAGGACAAACAAATCTCATTGAGAGGATGTGAGACGTTGTCTTAAAATGGCTTTTTCTGTCTCATGGTTACTGAGTTAATGAGCGGGATCatgcaaaaattacaaaactacGTTCCACAAAactccacaaaacacaaaaccaacCCATTATATCGGGGCTCAAGCATATGGCCCGTGGGCCAAAACCGGCCCACTAGGGTGTACAATCCGGCCCGCAGCATGaacttgaaagtgaaaaaatacgTAAAACATTGTGGTGGCCAGGACTAAGGATAATGTTATgctcatgtagaaaatggaatggTAATAATTCTTCGTTTTCATgaattgatttaattttaatagTGCAATACtagttccaaatacctgtgacttCCGTTTTTGCGCCTTTAAATGTTCACATGTAGATGACAAACGGaagaattaatttttttttttgtcaagaaatgttttttcataaaatgaatttttttttttaaatgtcacaatcgaaagattttccaaatgtacttgttttgttttgcattaaaacaaacacacaaaaacgtaTTGTTATTCCTTATTATTTCGAGTATGGTATGATTTTAGTGGTCCGACCCccttgacatcaaattaggctgcATGCGGTCCCTGAAcgacaatgagtttgacacccctgcatgaAACGGTGCAAAATGAGCAGTGCACCGCATAATCAAAATGGCCCCCTCCATCcatttgtaatgttttacaTAATCCTTCATAAACGAGGAAGCCTGCTAACTTACAAATGAGTTTTCACTTTTGATCAAATGTTGCCTCTGCTGAGTGCTcgtgtgttttattgttctgcGCAACGAAGAATCGCGAGTGCAGCTTTGTGCCCAACTTCAAATTGGTCATTTTGGAAAAAGCACACATCCGCTTCTCTTGTGAATGCTGTGAAGTCATCCGCGactgacaaaataaaacacatttcaaaaggaAAGCTACACATTCCAATCACAGGGCCCTCAATAAGCTGTTTCTATATATTGATATGAGATTTTGGGTTTGGCACTGTGTGGGAAGTGTAGCTTTTATGCACATCATTTGCAATGTGCTTCACTTTTTCAGATGGAATCAGATTACAGCGCACAGCTGGGCTCATTGGAGCAGTCATTGTTGCTATGCTCACTGTCCACATCCCGCTTTCTCAGCTCTCTGCCCGCTTGGCGCTGATGGCTACCGGCAGGGTGACTGTGCTGCGTGGCGGAGGAAGGTCGCTTACTGCGCTCCCGGGCACGCCCCGCATCTTGGGGGTGGCCGTGAGCGCGCTCGAATCCCGACTCGCCCTTGGTGTCATCCGGCACCTGGAAGTTGTCATACTGGTTACTGGGGATGACGTCGCTCTCGGCTACTACCTGCAGGTAGGCGCGCACGCGGTGGTGGCGCGCCTCTTCTTCGTCACTGAAGTCGATGACTCGGCATTCGTACGTGCCCTCGTCGGAGGACTTGACGCGGGAGAGGCGGAGCTTGTGGGAGATGTTACTTCCCACAACCTTCACTACCTGGTAAtaacaaatgagaaaaagatATCAAAACACACGGAGGGCTGATGAACATCATGCCTTTTGGTGCAAAGTAGCTACGTCCCTACGTCCCATGCTGGCTTTTTACATCAGACTtttcaaaaaaagattttaagcTCCCTTTTCGGCCTTCTTGCGCCCACTCACAGCCCACAACAAGGCGCTCCAAAGCGGCCACGTCAGCcagaagctgtgtgtgtgtgtgtgtgtgtgtgtgtgtcatttccCTTGAGCGAAATGGAACGATCCTCTCATTACAACACGAACGTAGTTAATATTCCCAGATGATAGCTCACACAGGAGCAGTCTTCCTGCTCAACTTGAAGGAAGCGGGATACACAACAGCATTCTGACCATTGGCACGATGTAATGAGGTCTGAGACACGAGCTGGATCAAAAACGCTTCTGAACggattcatttaaaaagacgTTTTCAAGTTTATAGAACTGCACCGCATCATACGGAGAgctgtgtctaatatttttttttactgcatgcTGTCCCTAAAACACTATATTTTGCAGTAATCAGTTGGCAGGAGTGAGGTAGTGGTTATTATAGCTGCCTCGGACccaagaggttctgggttcgagtCTCAGCTCAGGCtttcctgcgtggagtttgaaAGAACTTGCCTGGCTTTTCATCGGGTATTCCTGAATCCTGCCAGTTTATGTGAAAGTATACGGTACATGTGTTAATGTAAGCGCAAATGAATAATGTAAGCACATTTGtgtgtaaattgagacaaggtcatcattatttcagtatattctGTCTACTTATTGTGAAATTGTTGTTTAGTGGAGTACCGTGagatttgtttttccccccaatataaAGTATGTACTCAATATGTACACTGTACTAAGCTACTTCCTGTTGATAAAGCGATAGTTTAAGTTaagtttgttgttttcctttagTTCTGTGTCATCATCACATTTAACATGCCCATGCCTATTCTGGAAAAAGGTGTCCAGTAAAggtaaagaaaaagcaaaaacacacatgcttGCCTATTGAACTGATGGATCGCATGACAGCCACATTTTGAGGTTACATGGGAAATACAGTTTGTATATGGATAATGTTTTAAGTCCCTGGGGGAATTCATTCGTTGAACAGATGAATTGACTTTTCttaatttcaaagaaaa is a window encoding:
- the LOC133475354 gene encoding V-set and transmembrane domain-containing protein 2-like protein, which translates into the protein MGAFRVLLGALHYAGLCVSTRHAGHGQAENHIGGHAMFTEVPHDVTAQRGQDVEMACSFRGAGMPSYSLEIQWWYIRNHMDWTDRQPWKTNEVSPEEEGPKDATKISVVKVVGSNISHKLRLSRVKSSDEGTYECRVIDFSDEEEARHHRVRAYLQVVAESDVIPSNQYDNFQVPDDTKGESGFERAHGHPQDAGRARERSKRPSSATQHSHPAGSHQRQAGRELRKRDVDSEHSNNDCSNEPSCAL